The Candidatus Hydrogenedentota bacterium DNA segment AGAGATCGTGTCGGCGAACCAGCCCTGGGGCACCGGCGACTGGGAGCTCTTCAACGTCGCGCAGGACCGCAGCGAGAGCCGCAACCTCGCCGCCGCCAACCCGCAGAAGCTGGGCGAGATGCTGGTGGCCTGGCGCGACTACGTGCGCGAGACCGGCACGCTGGAGATCCCCAACCTCGCCAACCGCCCCGGCTACAGCAACGGCGCGAAGTACTACGAGGACCTGAAGTACGAGGCCACCCTCGTCCCGCGCACGGCCAGGCCCTGAGCGCATGCGCCGGCCCGCCCTGCTCCTCGCCTGCGTCCTGATGGTGCCGGCCGCGTTCGCG contains these protein-coding regions:
- a CDS encoding arylsulfatase, which produces EIVSANQPWGTGDWELFNVAQDRSESRNLAAANPQKLGEMLVAWRDYVRETGTLEIPNLANRPGYSNGAKYYEDLKYEATLVPRTARP